In one window of Pseudorasbora parva isolate DD20220531a chromosome 7, ASM2467924v1, whole genome shotgun sequence DNA:
- the ldlrad4b gene encoding low-density lipoprotein receptor class A domain-containing protein 4b isoform X2, producing MRNLTAPDGSNVTCGSQLQGMEISELEFVQIVIIIVVMTVMVMVVVCLLNHYKLTTWSFLSRASQAQSQDLSLQPEGSLWPSDNGLRQGASEVVYAPQPRDRFTAPTFMQHNRFRRFQPTYPYLQHEIDLPPTISLSDGEEPPPYQGPCTLQLRDPEQQLELNRESVRAPPNRTIFDSDLIDMHSSGGGSGPRPPSSNSGISAASSSTHGRMEGPPPAYSQVIGQQSGIVLYLHQHCNNPPLPVTVQTPPRGRTDLNSPESTIALSKDRQREELV from the exons CTGAACTGGAGTTTGTGCAGATCGTGATTATAATCGTCGTGATGACTGTGATGGTCATGGTGGTTGTGTGCCTGCTCAACCACTACAAACTCACCACGTGGTCGTTCCTGAGCCGGGCAAGTCAGGCACAGAGTCAGGATCTCTCTCTGCAGCCG GAGGGTTCTTTGTGGCCATCAGATAATGGGCTGAGACAAGGAGCATCTGAG GTGGTGTACGCTCCTCAGCCAAGGGACCGTTTCACTGCTCCCACTTTCATGCAGCACAACCGCTTCAGACGTTTCCAGCCTACCTACCCATACCTGCAGCATGAGATTGATCTGCCGCCCACCATCTCGCTGTCAGACGGAGAGGAACCGCCGCCGTACCAGGGCCCCTGCACGCTGCAGCTGAGAGACCCCGAACAGCAGCTCGAGCTCAACAGAGAGTCCGTGCGCGCCCCGCCCAACCGGACCATCTTCGACAGCGACCTCATTGACATGCACAGTTCAGGGGGTGGCAGTGGGCCGCGACCTCCCAGTAGCAACTCTGGGATTAGCGCCGCCAGCTCCAGTACCCATGGGCGCATGGAGGGCCCTCCGCCCGCTTATAGTCAAGTCATTGGGCAGCAGTCGGGCATCGTACTTTACCTCCACCAGCACTGCAATAACCCGCCCCTCCCGGTCACTGTGCAGACTCCGCCCAGGGGCCGGACAGATTTAAACAGCCCAGAGAGCACAATAGCGCTAAGCAAAGACAGACAAAGGGAGGAGCTAGTTTGA
- the fam210ab gene encoding uncharacterized protein C18orf19 homolog B yields the protein MQRMWAPVTLRRVVLLRSSHLGHTWAACELPVTVRTSRCFSCTNVLWTKEGRKTSTEEETPLNPPQSLAGTEGLFKDDTGSALQSKADVDPLQDKSIGLFQRFKKTFKQYGKVMVPVHIVTSTVWFGSFYYAAMKGVNLVPFLEFIGLPDWMVGILRDSQGGYALTAYAMYKLATPARYTVTLGGTSLSVQYLRKHGYLSTPLPVKGYLQDKMEETRELLTEKMEETKERFSEKMEETKELLSERMEETKERISETKDKFSEKLQETKDKMSFRKKAD from the exons ATGCAGCGGATGTGGGCTCCAGTCACACTGCGGCGCGTGGTTCTGCTGCGCTCGTCGCACTTGGGTCACACCTGGGCCGCATGCGAGCTTCCTGTGACCGTCCGGACCTCACGCTGCTTCAGTTGCACTAATGTCCTCTGGACGAAGGAGGGCCGCAAAACGTCCACAGAGGAAGAAACGCCATTAAACCCTCCGCAGAGTCTAGCAGGGACTGAGGGTCTTTTTAAGGATGATACAGGGTCTGCCCTTCAGAGTAAGGCTGATGTCGACCCCCTGCAGGACAAATCTATTGGGCTCTTCCAGAGATTTAAAAAGACATTTAAACAGTATGGTAAAGTCATGGTGCCCGTGCACATCGTCACATCCACAGTATGGTTTGGGAGCTTCTATTATGCTGCAATGAA AGGGGTGAATCTGGTCCCGTTTCTGGAGTTCATAGGTTTACCGGATTGGATGGTGGGAATTTTGCGAGATTCCCAGGGTGGCTATGCACTCACAGCCTATGCCATGTATAAG CTTGCTACTCCTGCACGATACACCGTTACACTGGGCGGAACGTCCCTGTCTGTACAGTACCTCCGCAAACACGGATACCTCTCCACCCCTCTGCCTGTTAAAGGGTACCTGCAAGACAAAATGGAGGAGACCAGGGAACTACTGACTGAGAAAATGGAGGAGACGAAAGAGAGGTTTTCAGAGAAGATGGAGGAAACCAAAGAACTGCTCTCGGAACGAATGGAGGAGACTAAAGAGCGCATCTCTGAGACGAAAGACAAATTTTCGGAGAAACTGCAGGAGACGAAAGACAAAATGTCTTTCCGTAAGAAAGCCGATTAG